A portion of the Blattabacterium clevelandi genome contains these proteins:
- the metE gene encoding 5-methyltetrahydropteroyltriglutamate--homocysteine S-methyltransferase, whose amino-acid sequence MLKHNLGYPRIGIQRELKKYCEFYWSNKIGLKNLLNIGYKIRKKNWVTQENAGLDLIPCNDFSFYDHVLDMSFLLGSIPKSYSLIPMKHDIDLYFSMARGVQKDGWDIKAMEMTKWFNTNYHYIVPEFYKNQKFYILSQKIFNEFEEVSKVIKKIPKPVLIGPVTYLFLGKEKENSFHRMDLIENIVPVYIQIIKKLKDQGATWIQIDEPILVLDLSQKEIEAFQYAYQEISKICSKINILLTSYFDGISENIFLLKNLSIPALHIDVIEDPKQLEIILDFLIDKKTILSLGLIDGRNIWKNNYVHSIKKIEKAIKLLGEKRVMIAPNCSLLHIPIDIGSEHSIPMDIKEKMSFAKQKIYELIDLENIIKGNHSILIKNLNFLEKTQTSFIFHDKKVKERVIKIKDKDIKRKSPFNIRQKKQHQKFNLPLFPTTTIGSFPQTKEIRNLRSKFRKKKLSKEEYEKKIKEFIIDVIRKQEKINLDVLVHGEFERNDMVEFFSEKLKGFISTENGWVQSYGSRCVKPPIIYGDISRISDMTVKWICFAKSKTDKLMKGMLTGPVTILLWSFVRNDQPISTTAYQIAWAIRDEVESLEKSGIKIIQIDEPAIREGLPLKKKDWDTYFNWAIKAFRLSSSGVEDETQIHTHMCYSEFNDILKHIADLDADVITLETSRSRMELLKAFSKFSYPNEIGPGVYDIHSPRIPTVEEIFDLIQKASNRIPIRNIWINPDCGLKTRKWDEVIKSLKNMTESARIARKKLIN is encoded by the coding sequence ATGCTAAAACATAATTTAGGTTATCCTAGAATAGGAATACAAAGAGAATTGAAAAAATATTGTGAATTTTATTGGTCCAATAAGATAGGATTGAAGAATTTATTGAACATTGGTTATAAAATACGAAAAAAAAATTGGGTAACACAAGAAAACGCTGGCTTAGATTTGATTCCGTGTAATGATTTTAGTTTTTATGATCATGTTCTAGATATGTCTTTTTTATTGGGATCTATTCCAAAATCTTATTCTTTAATTCCTATGAAACATGATATCGATCTTTATTTTTCCATGGCTAGAGGAGTTCAAAAAGATGGATGGGATATCAAGGCAATGGAAATGACGAAATGGTTTAATACTAATTATCATTATATAGTTCCAGAATTTTACAAAAATCAAAAATTCTATATTTTATCCCAAAAAATATTTAATGAATTTGAAGAAGTAAGTAAAGTGATAAAAAAAATTCCAAAACCTGTTTTGATAGGTCCTGTTACTTATCTTTTTTTGGGAAAAGAAAAAGAAAATTCATTTCATAGAATGGATTTAATTGAAAATATTGTTCCAGTTTATATACAAATAATTAAAAAATTAAAGGATCAAGGAGCTACTTGGATTCAAATAGATGAACCAATTTTAGTTTTAGATTTATCTCAAAAAGAAATAGAAGCATTTCAATATGCTTATCAAGAAATATCTAAAATTTGTTCGAAAATCAATATTTTACTCACATCCTATTTTGATGGAATTTCAGAAAATATTTTTCTTCTTAAGAATCTTTCTATCCCAGCTTTACATATTGATGTAATAGAAGATCCAAAACAATTAGAAATCATTTTAGATTTTTTAATAGATAAAAAAACAATTTTATCTTTAGGATTAATCGATGGAAGAAATATTTGGAAAAATAATTATGTTCATTCCATAAAAAAAATTGAAAAAGCCATAAAATTATTAGGAGAAAAAAGAGTGATGATTGCACCTAACTGTTCTCTTTTACATATTCCTATAGATATAGGATCTGAACATTCTATTCCTATGGATATCAAAGAAAAAATGTCTTTTGCTAAACAAAAAATTTATGAATTAATCGATTTAGAAAATATTATAAAAGGGAATCATTCCATTTTAATAAAAAATTTGAATTTTTTGGAAAAAACACAAACTTCTTTTATTTTTCATGATAAAAAGGTTAAAGAAAGAGTGATAAAAATAAAAGATAAAGATATAAAAAGAAAAAGTCCTTTTAATATTCGTCAAAAAAAACAGCATCAAAAATTTAATCTACCTTTATTTCCAACTACAACTATTGGATCATTTCCTCAAACAAAAGAAATTAGGAATTTAAGAAGTAAATTCCGAAAAAAAAAGTTAAGTAAAGAAGAATATGAAAAAAAAATTAAAGAATTTATTATAGATGTTATTCGAAAACAAGAAAAAATAAATTTAGATGTTTTAGTACATGGAGAATTTGAGAGAAATGATATGGTTGAATTTTTTTCAGAAAAATTAAAAGGATTTATTTCTACTGAAAATGGGTGGGTACAAAGTTATGGAAGTCGTTGTGTCAAACCTCCTATTATTTATGGAGATATAAGTAGGATTAGTGATATGACTGTAAAATGGATATGTTTTGCAAAGTCTAAAACAGATAAATTAATGAAAGGGATGTTAACAGGCCCTGTCACTATTTTACTGTGGTCTTTTGTTAGGAATGATCAACCTATTTCTACTACGGCCTATCAGATTGCTTGGGCTATTAGGGATGAAGTAGAATCTTTAGAAAAATCTGGAATTAAGATTATTCAAATTGATGAACCTGCTATTAGAGAAGGATTACCTTTAAAAAAAAAAGATTGGGATACTTATTTTAATTGGGCGATTAAAGCCTTTCGTCTTTCTTCAAGTGGAGTGGAAGATGAAACACAAATTCATACACATATGTGTTACAGTGAATTTAATGATATATTGAAACATATAGCAGATTTAGATGCAGATGTCATTACTTTAGAAACTTCTAGATCTAGAATGGAATTATTAAAGGCTTTTTCAAAATTTTCTTATCCAAATGAAATTGGGCCAGGGGTATATGATATTCATTCTCCAAGAATTCCTACTGTAGAAGAAATATTCGATTTAATTCAAAAAGCTTCTAATAGAATCCCAATTAGAAATATTTGGATTAATCCAGATTGTGGATTAAAAACTAGAAAATGGGATGAAGTCATCAAATCACTGAAAAATATGACAGAATCGGCAAGAATAGCTCGAAAAAAATTGATCAATTAG
- a CDS encoding putative sugar nucleotidyl transferase produces MDYFILYDDNIEWKNLLPITFTRPISEIRLGILTIKERWERYIGGKAFVLTKPFLSKKYSFGIEKKKGMHKNILLINSSFIPNEKLIQIIFELKENEAIFFKEKMVAVRKSLFSYRTDTPFLKKYKKIYHINQVIYIQYPWDIFINNESILKQDFHFLTKGKNSFSLFGNNHLLYKEEIFLEEDMTAENIVLNAKFGPIYIEKEVQIMEGSMIRGPVAICKKSILNMGSKIYGGTTIGPDCKVGGEIKNSVIFSYSNKAHDGFLGNTVLGEWCNLGAGTNISNLRNDYSKVKVWSYEKKIFFPIDVQFFGMIMGDYSKSSINTQFNTATIVGVNTNIFGYGFPPRYIPSFSLGGIQNRKVIPFEKVCETAEIMMNRRNISFSFLDKEILEYLYHSMGNKI; encoded by the coding sequence ATGGATTATTTCATATTATACGATGATAATATTGAATGGAAAAATTTACTTCCTATTACATTTACTAGACCAATATCAGAAATTAGATTAGGAATATTGACAATAAAAGAAAGATGGGAAAGATATATTGGAGGAAAAGCTTTTGTTCTTACAAAACCATTTCTTTCAAAAAAATATTCTTTTGGAATAGAAAAAAAAAAGGGAATGCACAAAAATATATTACTAATCAATTCTTCATTTATTCCCAATGAAAAATTGATTCAAATAATTTTTGAATTAAAAGAAAATGAGGCTATTTTTTTTAAAGAAAAAATGGTAGCTGTACGAAAATCTCTTTTTTCTTATAGAACAGATACTCCATTTTTAAAAAAATATAAAAAAATATATCATATTAACCAGGTAATTTATATTCAATATCCATGGGATATATTTATCAACAATGAAAGTATCTTAAAACAAGATTTTCATTTTTTAACAAAAGGGAAAAATTCTTTTTCTCTATTTGGAAACAATCACCTTCTTTATAAAGAAGAAATTTTTTTAGAAGAAGATATGACAGCTGAGAATATTGTATTAAACGCAAAATTTGGTCCAATTTATATTGAAAAAGAAGTTCAAATAATGGAAGGATCTATGATTAGAGGCCCGGTTGCTATTTGTAAAAAATCAATTTTAAATATGGGATCTAAAATATATGGGGGGACGACAATTGGTCCTGATTGTAAAGTAGGAGGAGAAATCAAAAATTCTGTTATTTTTTCTTATTCTAATAAAGCTCATGATGGTTTTTTGGGAAATACGGTTTTGGGGGAATGGTGTAATTTAGGAGCTGGTACCAATATTTCTAATTTAAGAAATGATTATTCTAAAGTTAAAGTTTGGAGTTACGAAAAAAAAATTTTTTTTCCTATTGATGTTCAATTTTTTGGAATGATTATGGGAGATTATTCCAAATCTTCAATTAATACTCAATTTAATACCGCTACAATAGTAGGAGTCAATACAAATATCTTTGGATATGGATTTCCTCCTAGATATATTCCTTCTTTTTCTTTAGGAGGAATACAAAATAGAAAAGTCATTCCTTTTGAAAAGGTTTGTGAAACTGCTGAGATAATGATGAATAGAAGAAATATTTCTTTTTCTTTTTTAGATAAAGAAATATTAGAATATTTATATCATTCGATGGGTAATAAAATATAA
- a CDS encoding type B 50S ribosomal protein L31: MKKKIHPENYRPVVFKDINNEILFICRSTVNTKESIKIDESIYPLYKMEISSYSHPFFTGEKKFLGKTGPAEKFKKKYEKYKKF, translated from the coding sequence ATGAAAAAAAAAATACATCCAGAAAATTATAGACCTGTTGTATTTAAAGATATTAACAACGAAATCCTATTTATTTGTAGATCTACCGTAAATACAAAAGAATCCATTAAAATAGATGAATCTATTTATCCACTATATAAAATGGAAATATCTAGTTATTCTCATCCATTTTTTACTGGAGAAAAAAAATTTTTAGGTAAAACAGGACCAGCAGAGAAATTTAAAAAAAAATACGAAAAATATAAAAAATTTTAA
- the rpoN gene encoding RNA polymerase factor sigma-54: MLKQKLLQKGKQKLSPQQIKLMKLVQLSTLDFEQRVKQELEENPALEMEEDILNSINISEEDENSDISENMMDFSEDQNPSIDSDEINIDEYLSDDEILDFKNNLPNQNHSEKKYIPIISGISFQEYLKNQLHTFRFLNKEDLLISDFIIGNIDEDGYIRRPIPSIVDDIFLILGISVTEEKIEKLLSNYIQKLDPIGIGARNLQECILLQLENKKKSTEVYLAKKIIQNNFKFFTKKHYQKLQNKLGITRKNLRKAIYQIEKLNPKPGKIYSENTRNLDHLIPDFTICIVEGNLELSLNHRNTPELKISSIYLDMLKSYKYSKKNMKKNDNNTIFFIKQKIDSAKWFVESIKQRQNTLMLTMNAIMDYQKEYFLTGDPYKIKPMILKNISQKIGVGISTVSRVANSKYVNTPYGTFLIKSFFSEKMINEEGKEISSIEIKKLLGESIEKENKKKPLTDEKLSKILNKKGYIVARRTVAKYRNQMKISVSRMRKIL, translated from the coding sequence ATGTTAAAACAAAAATTATTACAAAAAGGTAAACAAAAACTTTCTCCCCAGCAAATAAAACTCATGAAATTGGTGCAATTATCTACTTTGGATTTTGAACAAAGAGTTAAACAGGAATTGGAAGAAAATCCAGCATTGGAAATGGAAGAAGATATATTGAATTCTATCAATATTAGTGAAGAAGATGAAAATTCAGATATATCAGAAAACATGATGGATTTTTCAGAAGATCAAAATCCATCTATAGATAGTGATGAAATAAATATTGATGAATATTTAAGTGATGATGAAATTTTAGATTTCAAAAATAATCTACCCAATCAAAATCATAGTGAAAAAAAATATATACCAATAATTTCTGGAATTTCTTTTCAAGAATATTTAAAAAATCAATTGCATACTTTTCGTTTTTTAAATAAGGAAGATTTATTGATATCAGATTTTATAATAGGGAATATAGATGAAGATGGATATATAAGAAGACCAATTCCTTCTATAGTAGATGACATATTTTTGATACTTGGAATATCTGTTACTGAAGAAAAAATTGAAAAATTACTTTCAAATTATATACAAAAACTAGATCCTATAGGAATAGGAGCTAGAAATTTACAAGAATGTATTCTTCTACAATTAGAAAATAAAAAAAAATCAACAGAGGTTTATCTTGCCAAAAAGATTATACAAAATAATTTTAAATTTTTTACAAAAAAACATTATCAAAAGCTGCAAAATAAATTAGGAATAACAAGAAAAAATTTACGAAAAGCTATTTATCAAATAGAAAAATTGAATCCAAAACCAGGAAAAATATATTCTGAAAATACTAGAAATTTAGATCATTTAATTCCAGATTTTACTATTTGTATAGTAGAAGGTAATCTAGAACTATCTCTAAATCATAGAAATACACCAGAACTAAAAATATCTTCTATATATTTAGATATGTTAAAATCTTATAAGTATTCAAAAAAAAATATGAAAAAAAATGATAATAATACTATTTTTTTTATAAAACAAAAAATAGATTCTGCTAAATGGTTTGTCGAATCGATAAAACAACGTCAAAATACATTAATGTTAACAATGAACGCTATTATGGATTATCAAAAAGAATATTTTTTAACTGGCGATCCATATAAAATAAAACCTATGATTTTAAAAAATATATCCCAAAAAATTGGAGTAGGGATATCCACTGTTTCTCGTGTTGCTAATAGTAAATATGTAAATACTCCATATGGAACATTCTTGATAAAAAGTTTTTTTTCTGAAAAAATGATTAATGAAGAAGGAAAAGAAATTTCTTCCATTGAAATCAAAAAATTATTAGGAGAATCTATTGAAAAAGAAAATAAAAAAAAACCACTTACTGATGAAAAATTATCAAAAATTTTAAACAAAAAAGGATATATAGTGGCTAGAAGAACTGTAGCTAAATACAGAAATCAAATGAAAATATCTGTATCAAGAATGCGAAAAATTTTATGA
- a CDS encoding 3-oxoacyl-ACP synthase III family protein has protein sequence MIRSIITGTGHYLPNKIINNNHFLKHTFYDKKGLKIEKSNEEIIKKFQKITEIEERRYINNPLFNNSDIASIAAKKALINSKINKEKIDYIISAHNYGDIHPISFQSDLMPSIASRVKNKLQIKNKKCRPYDMIFGCPGWIEGMILADQLLRSKNAQNILITSSETLSKVIDPHDKNSMIFSDGAGAAVLSAIEIEEEENQGIIHYDSQCNNNEELHYLTNGPSLNPNYKKSLVNIKMNGRRIYEYALKEVPHMLKSILDHSNLHIKDLKKILIHQANAKMDYAILKRLLNLYEYSSSNKDFCKNLMPMTIQKFGNSSVSTVPTLLDLIIQKKIPPHEINPGDTILMASLGAGMNINGMIYRFPKKKIKKYYEKKNTSRKL, from the coding sequence ATGATTCGATCAATAATTACAGGAACTGGACATTACTTACCAAATAAAATTATAAATAATAATCATTTTTTAAAACATACATTTTATGATAAAAAAGGATTAAAAATTGAAAAATCTAATGAAGAAATTATCAAAAAATTTCAAAAAATTACAGAAATAGAAGAAAGAAGATATATAAATAATCCATTATTTAATAATTCTGATATTGCTTCTATAGCTGCAAAAAAAGCTTTGATTAATTCTAAAATTAATAAGGAAAAAATAGATTATATTATTTCTGCCCATAATTATGGAGATATTCATCCTATTTCTTTTCAATCTGATTTAATGCCATCTATAGCTTCTAGAGTGAAAAATAAACTTCAAATAAAAAATAAAAAATGTCGTCCATATGATATGATTTTTGGGTGCCCAGGATGGATAGAAGGGATGATATTGGCAGATCAACTTTTAAGATCTAAAAACGCTCAAAATATTTTGATTACTAGTTCTGAAACTTTATCTAAAGTAATAGATCCGCATGATAAAAATTCTATGATTTTTTCAGATGGAGCGGGGGCAGCAGTGTTATCTGCTATCGAAATAGAAGAAGAAGAAAATCAAGGAATTATTCATTATGATTCTCAATGCAATAATAATGAGGAATTACATTATTTAACTAATGGTCCCTCTTTAAATCCTAATTATAAAAAATCTTTAGTGAATATTAAAATGAATGGAAGACGTATTTATGAATATGCATTAAAAGAAGTTCCCCATATGCTAAAAAGTATACTAGATCATTCGAATTTGCATATTAAAGATCTTAAAAAAATTCTTATTCATCAAGCTAATGCAAAAATGGATTATGCTATTTTAAAAAGATTGTTGAACTTGTATGAGTATTCATCTTCAAACAAAGATTTTTGTAAAAATTTAATGCCAATGACTATTCAAAAATTTGGAAATTCTTCTGTATCAACTGTTCCAACTCTATTGGATTTAATTATTCAAAAAAAAATTCCTCCTCATGAAATTAATCCTGGAGATACTATATTAATGGCTTCATTAGGAGCAGGTATGAATATTAATGGAATGATTTATCGTTTTCCTAAAAAAAAAATTAAAAAATATTATGAAAAAAAAAATACATCCAGAAAATTATAG
- a CDS encoding aldehyde dehydrogenase family protein, producing MKFQTINPVDNNILNTYSFIEDQKINDKLTLANKAYEEWKYLSFSSRIEYINKLISSMKDVLDILSYLITQEMGKPIKQSRKEVNKSINLCKYYIDLEESILFQNIYTEYEKSYIRFEPIGPILGIMPWNYPIWQTIRYAIPNILLGNVIVLKPSINTVGCSILLEKIFIESGFPKGIFQVFLIDIPKIELVIANPIIQGVSFTGSYLTGSHIGNIAGKYIKKSVLELGGNDSFIVMKDVNNIQKTAKFATESRLNNTGQSCISAKRFIIDHSIVDDFIDLVIQEMKKYNQGDLYDESTKIGYIARSDLSEKLYKQYKNLISNKCKICLKTTKNGNFFSPSLLRIEDNNLFFSEEIFGPIGLVYTFYHEKEIPSIVNATCYGLGASIWTKDLKKAEILSKKINTGMVFVNEIVKSDPRFPFGGVKKSGYGRELSALSIKEFSNWKTIIIKK from the coding sequence ATGAAGTTCCAAACTATTAATCCGGTTGATAATAATATATTAAATACTTATTCTTTTATAGAGGATCAAAAAATTAATGATAAACTCACTTTAGCTAATAAAGCATATGAAGAATGGAAATATCTTTCTTTTTCTTCTAGGATTGAATACATTAATAAACTAATATCTTCTATGAAAGATGTTTTAGATATTTTATCGTATTTAATAACCCAAGAAATGGGAAAACCTATAAAGCAATCACGTAAAGAAGTCAATAAAAGTATCAATTTATGTAAATATTATATTGATTTAGAAGAATCTATTTTGTTTCAAAATATCTATACTGAATATGAAAAATCTTACATTCGATTTGAACCTATAGGTCCTATATTAGGAATTATGCCTTGGAACTATCCTATTTGGCAAACTATAAGATATGCAATTCCTAATATTTTACTAGGAAATGTCATTGTTTTGAAACCTTCTATTAATACGGTAGGTTGTTCTATCCTTTTAGAAAAAATATTTATTGAATCTGGATTTCCAAAAGGTATTTTTCAAGTTTTTTTAATAGATATACCTAAAATAGAATTAGTAATAGCAAATCCTATCATACAAGGAGTATCTTTTACAGGAAGTTATTTAACTGGAAGTCATATAGGAAATATAGCAGGTAAATATATTAAAAAATCTGTTTTAGAATTAGGAGGAAATGATTCTTTTATTGTAATGAAAGATGTAAATAATATCCAAAAAACGGCAAAATTTGCTACAGAGTCTAGATTAAATAATACAGGACAATCGTGTATTTCTGCTAAACGTTTTATTATAGATCATTCTATTGTCGATGATTTTATAGATCTTGTTATTCAAGAAATGAAAAAATATAATCAAGGAGATTTATATGATGAATCTACTAAAATAGGTTATATAGCTCGTTCAGATTTATCGGAAAAATTGTATAAACAATATAAAAATCTTATTTCTAATAAATGTAAAATATGCTTAAAAACTACAAAAAATGGAAATTTTTTTTCTCCTTCTTTATTAAGAATAGAAGATAATAATTTATTTTTTTCAGAGGAAATATTTGGTCCAATAGGGTTAGTTTATACTTTTTATCATGAAAAAGAAATTCCTTCTATTGTTAATGCTACTTGTTATGGATTAGGAGCATCTATATGGACTAAAGATTTAAAAAAAGCAGAAATATTATCCAAAAAAATAAATACTGGAATGGTATTTGTTAATGAAATTGTAAAATCAGATCCTCGTTTCCCTTTTGGAGGAGTAAAAAAATCTGGATATGGAAGAGAACTTTCTGCTCTATCTATAAAAGAATTTTCTAATTGGAAAACTATTATTATAAAAAAATAA
- a CDS encoding GH3 auxin-responsive promoter family protein yields MKYLSGYLTSSFIKKRIKKIESIIRSPIKIQHKLIHKMIFYAKKTEFGKKYGFQDIKKYQQFSERIPVCNYIDLIPIIKRIRKGEKDILWPGKVKWFARSSGTTNTKSKYIPVTTFSMHDCHYKAGKDMLSIYIHNHPETKVFFGKALRLGGSHELCKKYNTFYGDLSSILIQNLPFWAEYISIPKKKIALMSEWEKKLETLVKVTASKDVRILLGVCSWLLIFLNRLLSEFNKQKINEIWPNLEVIFHGGVNFNPYIKQYNNLFNTPINYYDVYSASEGFFAVQDQKNVDGLLLLLDHGIFYEFIPMEEFHNPYPKIFPIDKVELNKNYALVISTNAGLWRYIVGDTIKFTSISPYRISISGRTNHYINSFGEELIIENAEIALKKTCLKTNSIIHEYTAGPIYMNKKNSGAHEWIIEFKKTPKDLSYFRDILDNELKSLNSDYEIKRYKNMVLRPPIIYIARTGLFYDWLKMHKKLGGQNKVPRLSNDRKYLDSLLKLK; encoded by the coding sequence ATGAAATATTTATCTGGATATTTAACATCTTCTTTTATAAAAAAAAGAATCAAAAAAATAGAATCGATCATACGATCACCAATAAAAATACAACATAAGTTAATCCATAAAATGATATTTTATGCAAAAAAAACAGAATTTGGAAAAAAATATGGATTTCAAGATATTAAAAAATATCAACAATTTTCTGAAAGAATTCCTGTATGCAATTATATAGATTTAATTCCTATAATTAAAAGAATTCGTAAAGGAGAAAAGGACATATTATGGCCTGGAAAAGTCAAATGGTTTGCTAGATCTTCTGGTACTACCAATACAAAAAGTAAATACATTCCTGTTACTACTTTTTCTATGCATGATTGTCATTACAAAGCAGGAAAAGATATGCTATCTATATATATTCATAATCACCCAGAAACAAAAGTATTCTTTGGAAAAGCTCTACGTTTAGGAGGTAGTCATGAATTATGTAAAAAATACAATACTTTTTATGGAGATTTATCTTCCATTTTAATACAAAATCTTCCATTTTGGGCAGAATATATTAGTATTCCTAAAAAAAAAATAGCATTAATGAGTGAATGGGAAAAAAAATTAGAAACTTTAGTAAAAGTAACTGCATCCAAAGATGTTCGTATTTTATTAGGAGTTTGTTCTTGGCTATTAATTTTTTTAAATCGATTATTAAGCGAATTTAATAAACAAAAAATAAATGAAATATGGCCTAATTTAGAAGTTATATTCCATGGAGGTGTTAATTTTAATCCCTATATCAAACAATATAATAATTTATTTAACACTCCTATTAATTATTACGATGTGTACAGTGCATCCGAAGGATTTTTTGCAGTACAAGATCAAAAAAATGTTGATGGTCTTTTACTTTTATTAGATCATGGAATTTTTTATGAATTTATTCCTATGGAAGAATTCCATAATCCTTATCCCAAAATTTTTCCTATTGATAAGGTAGAACTAAATAAAAATTATGCTTTAGTGATTTCTACCAATGCTGGACTATGGAGATACATAGTTGGAGATACTATTAAATTTACTAGTATATCTCCATATCGTATATCTATTTCTGGAAGAACAAATCATTATATCAATTCTTTTGGAGAAGAATTAATTATAGAAAATGCAGAAATAGCTTTAAAAAAAACTTGTTTGAAAACAAATTCTATTATTCATGAATATACTGCAGGCCCTATTTACATGAACAAAAAAAATTCTGGAGCTCATGAATGGATTATAGAATTTAAAAAAACTCCAAAAGATTTATCCTATTTTAGAGATATTTTAGATAATGAATTAAAATCATTGAATTCTGATTATGAAATTAAACGATATAAAAATATGGTTTTACGTCCCCCTATTATATATATAGCTCGAACTGGATTATTCTACGATTGGTTAAAAATGCATAAAAAACTAGGAGGTCAAAATAAAGTACCTCGTTTATCTAATGATAGAAAATATCTAGATTCTCTACTTAAATTAAAATAA
- a CDS encoding SufE family protein gives MTLQNKEEKIKKEFLLLKNWEEKYEYIIDLGKNLPKKSDIFRSEDKLIHGCQSNVWLEAKLRGVRVFFNADSDALLPRGMAAIMIRIYSGHFPFEIISYKDNLISEIGFRTFLSPIRANGILLFLKKIKYYAIAFNEKISVSCNSKNT, from the coding sequence ATGACATTACAGAATAAAGAGGAAAAAATTAAAAAGGAATTTCTTCTTCTCAAAAATTGGGAAGAAAAATATGAATATATTATAGATTTAGGAAAAAATTTACCAAAAAAGTCCGATATTTTTAGATCCGAAGATAAATTAATTCATGGATGTCAATCTAATGTTTGGTTGGAAGCTAAATTAAGAGGAGTACGTGTTTTTTTTAATGCAGATAGTGATGCTCTTTTACCTAGAGGAATGGCCGCTATTATGATTCGTATATATTCAGGTCATTTTCCATTTGAAATTATTTCATATAAGGACAATTTGATTTCTGAAATAGGATTTCGAACATTTTTATCTCCGATTCGTGCTAATGGTATACTTTTATTTTTAAAAAAAATTAAGTATTATGCAATAGCTTTTAATGAAAAAATTTCTGTTAGTTGTAATAGTAAAAATACGTAG
- the ubiE gene encoding bifunctional demethylmenaquinone methyltransferase/2-methoxy-6-polyprenyl-1,4-benzoquinol methylase UbiE encodes MNKNSISSEEDKLTKMFDSISSKYDFLNHILSFGIDILWRKKVINLLIKNKKYKKILDLATGTGDLAILLAKKFKNSSIIGLDPSEKMLKIAKNKIKKNFLEKKITLIQGYSQNIPFENNTFDLVTIAFGIRNFQYIHLSFKEIYRILKPLGILEILEFSNPSNPYIKIFYHLYSHSILTRIGNFFSKNHFAYNYLQESIKYFTYYGNKMKKLLKYHGFQTYSTKELTFGIVSIYLSQKKINSKIYF; translated from the coding sequence ATGAACAAAAATTCTATTTCATCAGAAGAAGATAAATTAACAAAAATGTTCGATAGTATCTCTTCAAAATATGATTTTCTGAATCATATATTGTCTTTTGGAATAGATATACTCTGGAGAAAAAAAGTCATTAATTTATTAATCAAAAACAAAAAATACAAAAAAATATTAGATTTGGCTACTGGAACTGGAGATTTAGCTATATTGCTAGCAAAAAAATTTAAAAATTCTTCTATTATTGGTTTAGATCCTTCTGAAAAAATGCTAAAAATAGCAAAAAATAAAATAAAAAAAAATTTTTTGGAAAAAAAAATCACTCTAATTCAAGGATATTCACAAAATATTCCTTTTGAAAACAATACTTTTGATTTAGTCACCATTGCGTTTGGAATAAGAAATTTTCAATATATTCACCTTTCTTTCAAAGAAATATATAGAATACTAAAACCTTTAGGAATTTTAGAAATTTTAGAATTTTCCAATCCTTCTAATCCTTATATAAAAATATTTTATCATCTTTATTCTCATTCTATTTTAACTAGAATAGGAAATTTTTTTTCAAAAAACCATTTTGCTTATAACTATTTACAAGAATCTATTAAATATTTTACTTATTATGGAAACAAAATGAAAAAACTATTAAAATACCACGGATTTCAAACTTATTCTACAAAAGAATTAACTTTTGGAATTGTTTCTATTTATTTATCCCAAAAAAAAATTAATTCAAAAATTTATTTTTGA